One Streptomyces sp. P9-A2 DNA window includes the following coding sequences:
- the sepX gene encoding divisome protein SepX/GlpR, translated as MSSSGLIYAVIVGAWAAYLVPMWLRRQDELNEARPTERFSTAIRLLSGRAGMERRYAKDLRARSTDEEERSVHDPDAVTDSVDVRAFAVSRTRPQVQVPVPEQPARRPDRRGPGPGSEPGPGPEPGPARERVPSARRERAPRRAQPQHPGPLPTPPPPSLTAQQSRSEQASAARARRSKVLARRRRTTTLLFVAFTLGAVVAAIGGLAFLWAPGVPAVLLSVYIAHLRSQEHRRFAYQMDRRQAEVAAQRLRERQPRRRAGVDDVDTDEPEGPGQGFEPAVEPAQETDPGLLALAADRRALVEQTDHAEWVDQQRERQRRPGQGGDSWDPVPVPLPTYVTAPVAPRATSDVDLGAPDAWSSARSSSMAPGPEEAAGSADDAEPEGAQGGTEERAEGDERTDALPHARKRSRGGTPTAASARRAREHGRTPLFDQYEDGDRPRAANE; from the coding sequence GTGAGCAGCAGCGGCCTCATCTACGCAGTCATCGTCGGGGCCTGGGCCGCCTACTTGGTGCCGATGTGGCTCCGTAGGCAGGACGAGCTGAACGAAGCCCGTCCGACGGAACGCTTCAGCACCGCCATCCGACTGTTGTCCGGACGGGCGGGAATGGAGCGCCGGTACGCCAAGGACCTGCGGGCGCGCTCCACCGACGAGGAGGAGCGGAGCGTCCACGACCCGGACGCGGTCACCGATTCGGTGGACGTCCGGGCCTTCGCCGTGTCCCGGACCCGTCCGCAGGTACAGGTACCCGTACCGGAGCAGCCCGCCCGGCGGCCGGACCGGCGCGGCCCCGGCCCCGGTTCCGAACCCGGTCCAGGCCCCGAACCCGGTCCCGCGCGCGAGCGCGTCCCGTCCGCCCGCCGCGAACGGGCCCCCCGACGGGCGCAGCCTCAGCACCCCGGGCCGCTCCCGACCCCGCCCCCGCCCTCGCTCACCGCCCAGCAGTCCCGGTCGGAACAGGCCTCCGCGGCGCGCGCCCGGCGCTCGAAGGTGCTCGCGCGCCGCCGGCGCACCACCACCCTGCTCTTCGTCGCCTTCACGCTCGGCGCGGTCGTCGCGGCCATCGGCGGACTCGCGTTCCTGTGGGCGCCCGGAGTGCCGGCCGTGCTGCTGAGCGTCTACATCGCGCACCTGCGCTCCCAGGAGCACCGCCGGTTCGCGTACCAGATGGACCGCCGCCAGGCGGAGGTCGCGGCGCAGCGACTGCGCGAGCGCCAGCCGCGCCGCCGCGCGGGCGTCGACGACGTGGACACCGACGAACCGGAGGGCCCCGGACAGGGCTTCGAGCCGGCCGTCGAACCGGCCCAGGAGACCGACCCCGGCCTCCTGGCGCTCGCCGCCGACCGGCGGGCGCTCGTGGAGCAGACCGACCACGCCGAGTGGGTCGACCAGCAGCGCGAACGCCAGCGGCGTCCCGGCCAGGGCGGCGACAGCTGGGACCCGGTCCCGGTCCCGCTGCCCACGTACGTGACCGCCCCGGTCGCCCCGCGCGCCACCAGCGACGTGGACCTCGGCGCCCCGGACGCCTGGAGCTCGGCCCGCTCGAGCTCCATGGCCCCGGGTCCGGAGGAGGCGGCGGGCTCCGCCGACGACGCGGAGCCCGAAGGAGCTCAGGGCGGTACGGAGGAGCGGGCCGAGGGCGACGAGCGCACCGACGCCCTCCCCCACGCCCGAAAGCGCTCGCGCGGGGGGACCCCCACGGCGGCCTCGGCCCGCCGGGCGCGCGAGCACGGCCGCACCCCGCTGTTCGACCAGTACGAGGACGGCGACCGCCCCCGCGCCGCCAACGAATGA
- a CDS encoding GNAT family N-acetyltransferase — protein sequence MELAVGDVVLRPIKMRDQRAWREVNRRNRDWLRPWEATIPPPTPAGPVVHRPTYRQMVRHLRAEAHAGRMLPFVIEYQGRLVGQLTVAGITWGSMCSGHVGYWVDEAVAGRGVMPAAVAMAVDHCFRTVGLHRVEVCIRPENGPSRRVVEKLGFRAEGLRPRYLHIDGAWRDHLVFALTAEEVPEGLLGRWQRERSRRERPEDERRHPGIPHSPGN from the coding sequence GTGGAGCTGGCGGTCGGCGACGTCGTCCTCCGGCCCATAAAGATGCGCGACCAGCGGGCCTGGCGCGAGGTCAACCGCCGCAACCGTGACTGGCTGCGGCCCTGGGAGGCGACCATCCCGCCGCCCACCCCCGCCGGTCCGGTCGTGCACCGGCCGACCTACCGCCAGATGGTCCGTCATCTGAGGGCCGAGGCGCACGCGGGCCGCATGCTGCCGTTCGTCATCGAGTACCAAGGGCGTCTGGTCGGCCAGCTGACGGTCGCCGGGATCACCTGGGGATCGATGTGCTCGGGGCACGTCGGCTACTGGGTGGACGAGGCGGTGGCCGGCCGCGGAGTGATGCCGGCCGCCGTGGCGATGGCCGTGGACCACTGTTTCCGTACGGTCGGGCTGCACCGCGTCGAGGTGTGCATTCGCCCCGAGAACGGGCCCAGCCGGCGGGTCGTGGAGAAACTCGGATTCCGCGCGGAGGGGCTGCGCCCGCGTTATCTGCACATCGACGGAGCCTGGCGCGACCATCTCGTCTTCGCGCTCACCGCGGAGGAAGTGCCCGAGGGGCTGCTCGGCCGCTGGCAGCGGGAACGCTCCCGGCGCGAGCGGCCGGAGGACGAGCGGCGCCACCCCGGAATCCCGCACAGCCCCGGTAATTGA
- a CDS encoding MogA/MoaB family molybdenum cofactor biosynthesis protein yields the protein MTLDASAGGAPLAPYSALVVTASNRAAAGVYEDTGGPLIAEGLRRFGFAVDGPQVVPDGDPVEAALRAGTEAGYDVIVTTGGTGISPTDRTPEATRAVIGHEVPGIAEAIRAYGRDKVPTAALSRGIAGVAGGGTLIVNLPGSRGGVKDGLAVLEPLLKHAVDQLRGGDHPGPGADGGGAS from the coding sequence ATGACACTCGACGCATCCGCGGGCGGCGCGCCGCTCGCGCCGTACAGCGCCCTGGTGGTCACCGCCTCCAACCGGGCCGCCGCCGGCGTGTACGAGGACACGGGCGGCCCGCTGATCGCCGAGGGCCTGCGGCGCTTCGGCTTCGCCGTCGACGGCCCTCAGGTGGTCCCGGACGGCGACCCGGTGGAGGCCGCGCTGCGCGCGGGCACGGAGGCCGGGTACGACGTCATCGTGACCACCGGCGGCACCGGCATCTCGCCCACCGACCGCACCCCCGAGGCGACCCGCGCGGTGATCGGCCACGAGGTGCCCGGCATCGCGGAGGCCATCAGGGCGTACGGCCGGGACAAGGTGCCGACGGCCGCCCTCTCCCGGGGCATCGCGGGGGTCGCGGGCGGCGGGACCCTGATCGTCAACCTTCCGGGGTCCAGGGGCGGGGTGAAGGACGGTCTCGCCGTCCTGGAGCCGCTGCTGAAGCACGCCGTCGACCAGTTGCGCGGCGGTGACCACCCCGGCCCGGGGGCCGACGGCGGGGGTGCGAGCTGA
- the moaC gene encoding cyclic pyranopterin monophosphate synthase MoaC → MTVPSRGDTPGPPAQDDRTQDGTQDRTQDGVRDGTQDRTPGRLTHLDEAGAARMVDVSGKDVTARTARATGRVLVSPRVVELLRGEGVPKGDALATARIAGIMGAKRTPDLIPLCHPLAVSGVKLDLSVADDAVEITATVRTTDRTGVEMEALTAVSVAALTVIDMVKAVDKKAVITDVRVEEKTGGKSGDWSRA, encoded by the coding sequence ATGACCGTGCCTTCCCGGGGGGACACCCCCGGACCTCCAGCGCAGGACGACCGTACGCAGGACGGAACCCAGGACCGTACGCAGGACGGAGTCCGGGACGGAACCCAGGACCGTACGCCGGGCCGCCTGACGCATCTCGACGAGGCGGGCGCCGCCCGTATGGTCGACGTCTCCGGCAAGGACGTGACCGCGCGCACCGCCCGCGCCACCGGCCGCGTCCTGGTCTCACCCCGCGTGGTCGAACTGCTGCGCGGCGAAGGGGTCCCCAAGGGGGACGCCCTGGCCACCGCGCGGATCGCGGGCATCATGGGAGCCAAACGCACCCCCGACCTGATCCCGCTGTGCCACCCCTTGGCGGTGTCCGGTGTGAAACTGGACCTGTCGGTCGCGGACGACGCCGTGGAGATCACGGCCACCGTGCGGACGACGGACCGTACGGGCGTCGAGATGGAGGCGCTCACCGCGGTCTCGGTCGCCGCGCTCACCGTGATCGACATGGTGAAGGCGGTCGACAAGAAGGCGGTCATCACGGACGTGCGGGTGGAGGAGAAGACGGGCGGCAAGTCGGGCGACTGGAGCAGGGCATGA
- the glp gene encoding molybdotransferase-like divisome protein Glp: protein MSTAAPRTAGPDHLWSVDEHLDDILATVRPLEPIELQLLDAQGCVLVEDVTVPVSLPPFDNSSMDGYAVRVADVAGASEKYPAALEVVGDVAAGQADLLRVGPGQAVRIMTGAPLPPGAETVVPVEWTDGGLGEGPVTGMRAGGLSPEGATGQVLVYRPAGARAHVRAKGSDVRAGDRALEAGTVLGPPQISLLAAIGRGSVRVHPRPRVVVLSTGSELVQPDEELRAGQIYDSNSFSLTACARDAGAIAYRVGAVADDADTLRGTIEDQLVRADLVVTTGGVSVGAYDVVREALSSVGDEDEPGSGIDFRKLAMQPGKPQGFGSIGPEHTPLLALPGNPVSSYVSFELFARPAIRTLMGLTDVHRPRKRVTLTAGGALTSPKGRRQFLRGRYADGEVTPVGGAGSHLVAALAQANALIVVPEDVESVAPGTDVEVILLG, encoded by the coding sequence TTGAGCACCGCCGCGCCCCGCACCGCAGGCCCGGACCACCTCTGGTCGGTGGACGAGCACCTGGACGACATCCTCGCCACCGTCCGCCCCCTGGAACCCATCGAGCTGCAGCTCCTCGACGCCCAGGGCTGCGTCCTGGTCGAGGACGTCACGGTGCCGGTGTCACTGCCGCCGTTCGACAACAGCTCCATGGACGGGTACGCGGTACGGGTCGCGGATGTCGCGGGCGCGAGCGAGAAGTACCCGGCGGCCCTCGAGGTCGTCGGCGACGTCGCGGCCGGCCAGGCCGACCTGCTCCGGGTCGGTCCCGGCCAGGCCGTACGCATCATGACCGGTGCCCCGCTCCCGCCCGGCGCCGAGACCGTCGTCCCCGTCGAGTGGACCGACGGTGGGCTCGGCGAGGGCCCGGTCACCGGGATGCGGGCCGGCGGCCTGTCCCCCGAGGGCGCCACCGGGCAGGTGCTCGTGTACCGCCCGGCCGGGGCCCGCGCGCACGTGCGGGCCAAGGGCAGCGACGTACGGGCCGGCGACCGCGCCCTGGAGGCCGGTACGGTCCTCGGTCCGCCCCAGATCTCCCTCCTGGCAGCGATCGGCCGCGGCTCCGTACGGGTGCATCCGCGTCCGCGCGTGGTGGTGCTCTCCACCGGCAGCGAACTCGTCCAGCCCGACGAGGAGCTGAGAGCCGGTCAGATCTACGACTCCAACAGCTTCTCCCTCACCGCCTGCGCCCGCGACGCCGGCGCCATCGCCTACCGGGTGGGCGCCGTCGCCGACGACGCCGACACCCTGCGCGGCACCATCGAGGACCAGCTGGTGCGCGCCGACCTGGTGGTCACCACCGGCGGCGTCAGCGTCGGGGCGTACGACGTCGTCAGGGAGGCGCTGTCGTCCGTCGGCGACGAGGACGAACCGGGCAGCGGCATCGACTTCCGCAAGCTCGCCATGCAGCCCGGCAAGCCGCAGGGCTTCGGCTCCATCGGCCCCGAGCACACCCCGCTGCTGGCCCTCCCCGGCAACCCGGTCTCCTCGTACGTCTCCTTCGAGCTGTTCGCCCGCCCCGCCATCCGCACCCTGATGGGCCTCACGGACGTCCACCGGCCGAGGAAGCGCGTCACCCTCACCGCGGGCGGGGCACTGACCTCGCCGAAGGGCCGCCGCCAGTTCCTGCGCGGCCGGTACGCCGACGGCGAGGTGACCCCGGTCGGCGGTGCCGGATCCCACCTGGTGGCCGCCCTCGCGCAGGCGAACGCGCTGATCGTCGTCCCCGAGGACGTCGAGTCCGTCGCCCCCGGCACCGACGTCGAGGTGATCCTGCTCGGCTGA
- the galU gene encoding UTP--glucose-1-phosphate uridylyltransferase GalU, producing the protein MIQSHPRLTKAVIPAAGLGTRFLPATKATPKEMLPVVDKPAIQYVVEEAAAAGLDDVLMVTGRNKRPLEDHFDRNYELESALDKKGDAARLARVQESSDLATMHYVRQGDPKGLGHAVLCAAPHVGDEPFAVLLGDDLIDPRDPLLRRMIEVQEQHGGSVVALMEVAPEQIHLYGSAAVETTADSDVVRVSGLVEKPDPADAPSNYAIIGRYVLDPHVFDVLRKTEPGRGGEIQLTDALQQLAADETVGGPVHGVVFKGRRYDTGDRGDYLRAIVRLACEREDLGPDFRTWLRRYVTEEMQQP; encoded by the coding sequence ATGATTCAGTCGCACCCTCGGCTCACCAAGGCTGTCATCCCCGCAGCAGGCCTCGGTACCCGGTTCCTGCCGGCCACCAAGGCCACTCCCAAAGAGATGCTTCCGGTCGTCGACAAGCCGGCGATCCAGTACGTGGTCGAAGAGGCCGCCGCCGCAGGTCTCGACGACGTCCTCATGGTGACGGGACGCAACAAACGCCCCCTGGAGGACCATTTCGACCGCAATTACGAACTGGAGTCCGCCCTCGACAAGAAGGGCGACGCCGCCCGCCTCGCGCGGGTCCAGGAATCCAGCGACCTCGCGACGATGCACTACGTTCGCCAGGGCGACCCCAAGGGCCTCGGTCACGCCGTCCTGTGCGCCGCCCCGCACGTCGGCGACGAGCCCTTCGCCGTCCTCCTCGGTGACGACCTGATCGACCCGCGCGACCCCCTGCTCCGGCGCATGATCGAGGTCCAGGAGCAGCACGGCGGCAGCGTCGTCGCGCTCATGGAGGTCGCCCCGGAGCAGATCCACCTCTACGGGTCCGCCGCCGTCGAGACCACCGCGGACTCCGACGTCGTCCGGGTGAGCGGCCTCGTCGAGAAGCCCGACCCCGCCGACGCCCCCTCCAACTACGCCATCATCGGCCGCTACGTCCTCGACCCGCACGTCTTCGACGTACTGCGCAAGACCGAGCCGGGCCGCGGCGGCGAGATCCAGCTCACCGACGCCCTCCAGCAGCTCGCGGCCGACGAAACGGTCGGCGGCCCGGTGCACGGCGTGGTCTTCAAGGGCCGCCGCTATGACACCGGCGACCGGGGCGACTACCTGCGTGCCATTGTCCGACTCGCGTGCGAACGTGAGGACCTGGGCCCGGACTTCCGGACCTGGCTCCGCCGTTACGTCACCGAGGAGATGCAGCAGCCTTGA
- a CDS encoding 5-formyltetrahydrofolate cyclo-ligase has translation MRRNERADDRDKRALRREILLARGRLTADDVRESATALAGRALGLPELSHARTVAAYVSVGSEPGTPALLDALHARGVRVLLPALLPDNDLDWGQYAGEESLARVRHGGGRMTLLEPSGERLGPDAVTGADAVLLPGLAVDARGMRLGRGGGSYDRVLARLERADAHPALVVLLYDTEVVERVPEEPHDRPVHAAVTPSGVRRFGRADPREAVST, from the coding sequence TTGAGACGGAACGAACGCGCGGACGATCGTGACAAGCGGGCGTTGCGACGGGAAATCCTCCTGGCGAGGGGAAGGTTGACGGCGGATGACGTACGGGAGTCCGCGACCGCGTTGGCCGGCCGTGCGCTCGGGCTGCCCGAACTGTCGCACGCGCGCACGGTGGCGGCGTACGTCTCCGTGGGGAGTGAACCCGGCACGCCCGCGCTCCTGGACGCACTGCACGCCCGGGGCGTACGCGTACTGCTGCCGGCCCTGCTCCCCGACAACGACCTGGACTGGGGCCAGTACGCGGGCGAGGAGTCCCTCGCGCGCGTGCGGCACGGCGGCGGGCGGATGACGCTGCTCGAGCCGTCCGGGGAACGCCTCGGGCCGGACGCCGTGACCGGGGCGGACGCGGTGCTGTTGCCGGGCCTGGCCGTGGACGCGCGTGGGATGCGGCTGGGGCGCGGCGGGGGCTCGTACGACCGGGTGCTGGCCCGGCTGGAACGCGCGGACGCGCACCCGGCGCTGGTGGTGCTGCTGTACGACACGGAGGTCGTGGAACGGGTTCCCGAGGAGCCCCACGACCGTCCGGTGCACGCGGCGGTGACACCGTCGGGGGTACGGCGGTTCGGCCGAGCAGACCCACGGGAAGCGGTCTCCACGTAA
- a CDS encoding penicillin acylase family protein translates to MPPNTTASTGQQPGKSGRKKGRKARLVVFVLVLALIGGVVYGAYWSVSTVRASFPQTKGSISLEGLSGPVDVKRDGYGIPQIYASSDEDLFMAQGYVQAQDRFYEMDVRRHMTSGRLSEMFGKSQVETDEFLRTLGWDRVAKEEYEKKLSPATKKYLDAYAKGVNAYLEGKDGAGISLEYAALGFTNDYKPGAWTPVDSLAWLKAMAWDLRGNMQDEIDRALMTSRLGPEQIADLYPAYPYSRNKPVVQEGQYNELTRTYESGGGESGTGTGTDPGTGTGTGTVDPGTGVEGASGAGTADGTAGTAGGTAGTGSGLEGQLTGLQQVLQDLPTAVGVNGDGIGSNSWVVSGDHTITGEPLLANDPHLSPALPSVWYQMGLHCRSVSEKCQYDVSGYTFAGLPGVIIGHNADIAWGLTNSGVDVTDLYLEKITGEGYQYGGKVVPFTSREETIKVAGGEPRKIVVRETNNGPLLSDRSKDLVRTGKKATVESAAPDRGDGYGVSLRWTALDAGRTMDSVFAINRAKDWNGFREAAALFEVPSQNLVYADTEGHIGYTLPGRIPLRAEGHDGSIPAPGWNPAYEWTGWIEQDELPYEFDPDRGYIVTANQAVVDPDAYPYTLTTDWGYGARSQRINDLIQSKIKDGGKISTDDMRQMQLDNSSAIAKLLVPELLKIDVKDPAVREAQKLLEGWDYTQDADSAAAAYFNSVWRNTLKLAFGHKLPKEVRVKGQCLWVDPVDPTGPAEERVKVRECGVREADQAQPDGGDRWFEVVRTLMEDEDSDWWTTPESGPREGAENRDELFRRAMVDARWELTAKLGKDIDTWSWGRLHRLFLKNQTLGTAGPGFVQYALNRGPWKLGGGEATVNATGWNAAGGYGVVWVPSMRMVVNLGDLDKSRWINLTGASGHAYNAHYVDQTDKWADGELLEWAHSEKAVEKSTEDTLLLKP, encoded by the coding sequence ATGCCCCCCAATACCACCGCCTCCACGGGTCAGCAGCCCGGCAAGTCCGGCAGGAAAAAGGGGCGCAAAGCCCGACTGGTCGTGTTCGTCCTGGTGCTGGCACTGATCGGCGGTGTCGTCTACGGGGCGTACTGGTCGGTCAGCACCGTGCGTGCCTCCTTCCCGCAGACCAAGGGCTCGATCAGCCTCGAAGGCCTGTCGGGCCCCGTCGACGTCAAGCGTGACGGCTACGGGATCCCGCAGATCTACGCCTCCTCCGACGAGGACCTGTTCATGGCGCAGGGCTACGTCCAGGCGCAGGACCGGTTCTACGAGATGGACGTCCGCCGGCACATGACCTCCGGGCGTCTGTCGGAGATGTTCGGCAAGAGCCAGGTCGAGACCGACGAGTTCCTGCGCACCCTGGGCTGGGACCGGGTCGCGAAGGAGGAGTACGAGAAGAAGCTCTCCCCCGCGACGAAGAAGTACCTCGACGCCTACGCCAAGGGCGTCAACGCGTATCTGGAGGGCAAGGACGGCGCCGGCATCTCCCTGGAGTACGCGGCGCTGGGCTTCACCAACGACTACAAGCCCGGCGCGTGGACGCCGGTGGACTCCCTGGCCTGGCTGAAGGCGATGGCCTGGGACCTGCGCGGCAACATGCAGGACGAGATCGACCGCGCCCTGATGACCAGCCGCCTGGGCCCGGAGCAGATCGCCGACCTGTACCCGGCGTACCCGTACAGCCGGAACAAGCCGGTGGTGCAGGAGGGCCAGTACAACGAGCTCACCAGGACCTACGAGTCGGGCGGCGGGGAGAGCGGCACGGGTACCGGCACCGACCCGGGTACGGGTACGGGCACCGGCACGGTGGACCCCGGCACCGGCGTGGAGGGCGCGTCCGGAGCGGGCACGGCGGACGGAACCGCCGGCACCGCAGGCGGCACCGCCGGCACCGGGAGCGGTCTGGAGGGCCAGCTGACGGGTCTCCAGCAGGTTCTGCAGGACCTGCCGACCGCCGTCGGTGTCAACGGCGACGGCATCGGCTCCAACTCCTGGGTCGTCTCCGGCGACCACACCATCACCGGTGAGCCGCTGCTGGCCAACGATCCGCACCTGTCGCCCGCACTGCCGTCCGTCTGGTACCAGATGGGCCTGCACTGCCGCAGCGTCTCCGAGAAGTGCCAGTACGACGTCTCCGGCTACACCTTCGCGGGCCTGCCCGGCGTGATAATCGGCCACAACGCGGACATCGCCTGGGGCCTGACCAACTCCGGGGTCGACGTCACCGACCTCTACCTGGAGAAGATCACCGGCGAGGGCTACCAGTACGGCGGCAAGGTGGTCCCGTTCACGTCCCGCGAGGAGACCATCAAGGTCGCCGGCGGCGAACCGCGGAAGATCGTCGTCCGGGAGACCAACAACGGCCCGCTGCTCTCCGACCGGTCCAAGGACCTGGTGCGGACCGGCAAGAAGGCCACCGTCGAATCCGCCGCACCCGACCGGGGCGACGGCTACGGCGTCTCCCTGCGCTGGACCGCGCTGGACGCCGGACGCACCATGGACTCCGTCTTCGCGATCAACCGCGCGAAGGACTGGAACGGCTTCCGCGAGGCGGCCGCCCTGTTCGAGGTGCCCTCGCAGAACCTCGTCTACGCGGACACCGAGGGCCACATCGGCTACACGCTGCCCGGCAGGATCCCCCTTCGCGCGGAGGGCCACGACGGTTCCATCCCGGCACCCGGCTGGAACCCCGCGTACGAGTGGACCGGCTGGATCGAGCAGGACGAACTGCCCTACGAGTTCGACCCCGACCGCGGCTACATCGTCACCGCCAACCAGGCCGTGGTCGATCCCGACGCGTACCCGTACACCCTGACCACCGACTGGGGCTACGGTGCCCGCAGCCAGCGGATCAACGATCTGATCCAGTCGAAGATCAAGGACGGTGGAAAGATCTCCACCGACGACATGCGGCAGATGCAGCTCGACAACAGCAGCGCCATAGCCAAGCTGCTCGTGCCCGAACTGCTCAAGATCGACGTCAAGGACCCGGCCGTCCGCGAGGCGCAGAAGCTGCTGGAGGGCTGGGACTACACCCAGGACGCCGACTCGGCGGCGGCCGCCTACTTCAACTCCGTCTGGCGCAACACCCTCAAGCTCGCCTTCGGCCACAAGCTGCCCAAGGAAGTACGGGTCAAGGGCCAGTGCCTGTGGGTCGACCCGGTCGACCCGACCGGCCCCGCCGAGGAGCGCGTCAAGGTCCGCGAGTGCGGTGTGCGCGAGGCGGACCAGGCCCAGCCCGACGGCGGCGACCGCTGGTTCGAGGTGGTCCGCACGCTGATGGAGGACGAGGACAGCGACTGGTGGACGACTCCCGAGTCCGGCCCCCGCGAGGGCGCGGAGAACCGTGACGAGCTGTTCCGGCGCGCCATGGTCGACGCGCGGTGGGAACTCACCGCCAAGCTCGGCAAGGACATCGACACCTGGAGCTGGGGCCGGCTGCACCGCCTGTTCCTGAAGAACCAGACCCTGGGCACCGCCGGTCCCGGCTTCGTGCAGTACGCCCTCAACCGGGGCCCCTGGAAGCTCGGCGGCGGCGAGGCCACGGTCAACGCCACCGGCTGGAACGCCGCCGGCGGCTACGGCGTGGTGTGGGTGCCGTCGATGCGCATGGTGGTCAACCTGGGCGACCTCGACAAGTCGCGGTGGATCAACCTCACCGGCGCCTCCGGCCACGCCTACAACGCCCACTACGTCGACCAGACGGACAAGTGGGCCGACGGCGAACTGCTCGAGTGGGCCCACTCGGAGAAGGCGGTCGAGAAGAGCACCGAGGACACCCTGCTGCTCAAGCCGTGA
- a CDS encoding potassium/proton antiporter → MPVKGTSTTVHHLNQLLLVCSLVLLVAVAAVRISSRSGLPSLLVYLGIGVAMGQDGLGDIQFDNAELTQVIGYAALVVILAEGGLGTKWTEIRPALPASAALATVGVAASVGVTATAAHFLIGLEWQQALIIGAVVSSTDAAAVFSVLRRIPLPSRVTGTLEAESGFNDAPVVILVLAFSTAGPIEHWYVLLGEIALELAIGAVIGLAVGWLGSLGLRHVALSASGLYPIAVMAIAVTAYAAGAMAHGSGFLAVYLASMVLGNAKLPHWPATRGFAEGLGWLAQIGMFVLLGLLVSPHELGDDIMPALIIGLVLTVVARPLSVFLSLAPFRVPWQEQALMSWAGLRGAVPIILATIPMVEGVTGSRSIFNVVFILVVVYTLVQGPTLPWLARKLRLGEDAEAADLGIESAPLERLRGHLLSVGIPEGSRMHGVEVGELRLPKGAAVTLVVRGGTSFVPGPTTMLRRGDELLVVATDPVRDAAESRLRAVGRGGKLAGWLGTDEARPGG, encoded by the coding sequence GTGCCAGTGAAGGGAACGTCCACGACTGTCCACCACCTCAACCAGCTCCTGCTCGTCTGCTCGCTGGTCCTGCTCGTCGCCGTCGCGGCGGTCCGGATCTCCTCGCGCAGCGGGCTCCCCAGCCTGCTCGTCTATCTGGGCATCGGCGTCGCCATGGGCCAGGACGGCCTCGGTGACATCCAGTTCGACAACGCCGAGCTGACGCAGGTCATCGGATACGCGGCCCTGGTCGTGATTCTGGCCGAGGGCGGCCTGGGCACCAAGTGGACGGAGATCAGACCCGCCCTGCCCGCCTCCGCCGCCCTCGCCACCGTCGGTGTCGCGGCGAGCGTCGGCGTCACCGCGACGGCCGCGCACTTCCTGATCGGGCTGGAGTGGCAACAGGCGCTCATCATCGGCGCGGTGGTGTCCTCGACCGACGCGGCGGCCGTCTTCTCCGTACTGCGGCGCATTCCGCTCCCCTCGCGGGTGACGGGCACATTGGAGGCCGAGTCCGGCTTCAACGACGCTCCCGTGGTCATCCTGGTGCTCGCCTTCTCCACGGCCGGCCCGATCGAGCACTGGTACGTCCTGCTCGGCGAGATCGCCCTGGAACTGGCCATCGGCGCCGTCATCGGACTCGCGGTGGGCTGGCTGGGTTCCCTGGGGCTCAGGCACGTGGCACTGTCTGCCTCCGGCCTCTACCCGATCGCCGTCATGGCCATCGCCGTCACCGCGTACGCCGCGGGCGCCATGGCCCACGGCAGCGGCTTCCTCGCCGTCTATCTCGCCTCGATGGTGCTGGGCAACGCCAAGCTGCCGCACTGGCCCGCCACGCGCGGATTCGCCGAAGGGCTCGGCTGGCTCGCGCAGATCGGCATGTTCGTCCTGCTCGGCCTGCTGGTCTCCCCGCACGAACTGGGCGACGACATCATGCCCGCACTGATCATCGGGCTGGTGCTGACCGTGGTGGCCCGCCCGCTGAGCGTCTTCCTGAGTCTGGCGCCGTTCCGGGTGCCCTGGCAGGAGCAGGCGCTGATGTCGTGGGCGGGACTGCGCGGCGCCGTGCCCATCATCCTGGCGACGATTCCGATGGTGGAGGGCGTCACCGGCAGCCGGTCGATCTTCAACGTCGTCTTCATCCTGGTCGTCGTCTACACCCTCGTCCAAGGGCCGACGCTGCCGTGGCTGGCCCGCAAGCTGCGCCTCGGCGAGGACGCGGAGGCCGCCGACCTGGGCATCGAGTCGGCGCCCCTGGAACGGCTGCGCGGACACCTGCTGTCGGTCGGCATCCCGGAGGGGTCGCGGATGCACGGTGTGGAGGTCGGCGAACTGCGGCTGCCGAAGGGGGCGGCCGTCACGCTCGTCGTGCGCGGGGGCACCTCGTTCGTTCCGGGGCCGACGACAATGCTGCGTCGCGGGGACGAACTCCTCGTCGTCGCCACCGACCCGGTCCGGGACGCCGCCGAAAGCCGCCTCCGCGCGGTGGGCCGCGGCGGCAAACTGGCCGGCTGGCTGGGGACGGACGAGGCACGGCCCGGGGGGTGA